Within bacterium, the genomic segment GCCAGCGCGAGCATCGACATCATCACCGCCATGAAATCATAACAGGAACTCCATTATGAAGACCATAAGACTTGTCCTCTGTCTCATCATCCCTGCCTTCGCTCTATTGTTGGCCTGCACCGGACTACAGCAACTGGTTCGTACCCCCAGCGTTAGCATCGCCAACGTCGGCCTGCAAAGTCTTTCCTTCGATGCTGTGACCCTCGATTTCGACCTCAAGGTGCACAATCCCAACGCCTTCGGCGTCTCCCTCCTGGGCTTCAGCTACAAATTTCTCCTCGAGGACAAGGAACTTTTTTCAGGTAACAACACCTCCAGCTTTGCGGTGCCCGCTCAAGGAGACGGACACGCCCATATACCGATCACCCTTAATTTCAACGAGATCTACCGGCTGGCCCAGAATACTAAATCTCTCGATTCGCTCAAATACCATATCAGCGGCTCCCTTAATCCCGGTGGCCTGCTGGCCGGCATGTCCATTCCTTTCTCCAAGACTGGCACCATGCCGAATCTGCGCATCCCCGAAGTATCGCTCGGCAGCCTCACGGTTAATAAGCTCGACCTGAGCGGCATCGACCTTAATCTCGCCCTAAAAATGAAAAATCCCAACGCCTTCGCTTTTGATATCGGCAAGCTGAATTATGCCGTCAAGCTCGCCCGTCAGCTGGTGGCATCAGGCGTGAGCCAGAATATGGTCTCGGTCCCGCAAAAGGGATCGGGGGAGATCATTCTGCCCATCAAAATCGATTTCGCCGGAGCGGCTGCCTCGCTGAAGAATGCCCTGACAGGTGGCGTCATCGACTGCGCGATCTCCGGCGGGGCGGGCCTCAATACCCCCTTCGGACTGCTGAATCTCCCGCTCGAGACCGCGCAAAAGGTGACCATTTTCAAATAGAGCACTTTCTCCGCGCAAGACAGCATACATTAAAAAGGCCCTCACTTGAGGGCCTTTTCCATTCGCTCCAGAAGTTCGGGTGTGATCGGGATCTCCTCCTTTTGCAGCCCCAAAATGCAGGCGCCTGCAGCGGGCTCGAAGCGGGGATCAATAAAATGGACGCTGGAAACCACCTTGAGAACCTCTTCCTCCATGAAAGGCAGCAGGACCTGGCGTTGATGAAAGATGCTGCCGATCAACGCTACATCGACTTCCCGACCCTCGCGGTCCATCCGCCTCGCAGCACCTGCCACCAACCTGCCAATCTCACGGCCGGCGCTTTCAATGATCCCCCGAGCTGCAACATCCCCTTGCTCGGCGGCCGCAAAAACTGCCGGCGCATTGCTGGCAAGCTCGGTGCGGTCGATTTTATCGGCGTATATTTGCGAGATGATCAGATCGATGCTGCTCAAGCCATATTTTTTCTCGTAATGTTCCCGCAGCACCGTTTTCGGTCCACGGCCGTCCAGATCCTTCAACGCCGCGATCAAGGCCTGCTGTCCGATATAATAGCCGCTTCCCTCATCGCCCAGCTTGAATCCCCAGCCTCCGCAGCGGTAGAGTGTCCCCTTTTCGTCCTTGCCAAAACAGATGGAACCCGTGCCAGATATGACAATAATTCCCGGACCGCCACCAAAGGCGCCAGCCAGAGCCGCAGCCGCGTCCGTGTCGATGGTGTGATGTCGGGCCAATCCTCGCGAGCGGAATTGGAGGGAGATGGCTTCGCGGTCCGCCGGCCGGCCCGCGCCGGCCAGGCCGGCATAGAGATGATCGACCTCCGCTGCACTACATCCAGCTGCAGCTGCCAGGTTATGGACCAGCGCGGCCAGGTTCTCTCCGAGGCGCTCGAAACCGATGGCCTGAATATTGGACGACTTGCCAGTGGCGCGCGCCAGCAACCTACCCTGCGCATCGATCATAATGCCTTTGGTCGCTGTACCGCCGCCGTCCAAACCGATGATCCGTTTAGCCATGACCCTCCCTCCTCTGTCGTTCGATCCGTGTCTCCAGTTTGCAGCCGATCAGGGCGGCCGCGGCCACTTTAAGCGCCTCTACCGGCAGAAAAGGGACCATTCCTGCCATCAAGGCACCAGAAAACGGCAGGGCCTTGCCTGTGAACCACCTGAAAGAAAAATACAACCATAAAGTCCCAAAGACAAGCAAAAAAAGCGTCGTAGCTGCCATCAGCAGCAGGAGCGCGGAGAAATGGACGCGCTTCAGTCTGGCCCTGCCTGTGGCCACCAGGGCTGCCGCAAGCGGCATCGCCGCAAGATAGCCAAAAGTGGGCTGCAAGAGGTAGGAAGGACCCCCTCCCTGGTTGAAAAGCGGCAAGCCCATCAGGCCGAGCAAAAGATAGATCCCCTGCGTCACCGCCGCTGCCCCAGGGGTGAAAAGAGTGCCCGCCAGGAGCGGGAAGAGACTCTGCAGCGATACCGGCACCGGATAAAAGGGGATGCGCAACAAAGAACCAAAGCAGGTCAATGCGGTCATAAACGCCATCCCCGCCAGGGTACGCGTCGAGGGTTTAATCATGGGTCTCCTCCCGCGCAAGCCCTCCTCCTGACCCGCTGTGCCGGCGGGGCCAGGGCGCCTCCGGCGGTGCGGTTTTAATGGCATTGAGCCATTTTGCTGTTGCATTTACCCCGCCGCTTTGATATATTATCCTCAAGCGATGAATGGACGTTCAAGGTGCAGCGCATTCTCCGGACGGTTGTAGCCCGGGGGAAGGCTTTGCACCTTATTTATTAATAGACGATGCCGGAACTCCTCCGGTTTTTTTAGCGCACTCAGGTGACCGCATGATGGGTATGACACTGCTCGGCCCTTGTCGATATGCTGCGCCGGGAATGTCACCGGCTCGCGAGATGGGCCGCGTTATGGGTCTTTTCATCCTGCTGTTCCTCGCCGCTGGGCCGGTCTGGCCGCAAACCCTGACGACCATCACCTTGCAGCGGCAGGCCGCATTTTCGCCTTTCTCCTTTGTCGATGAGGAGCGGCCAATCCGGCCGACTGTAGGAGTGACCCTCAGCGGCGGTGGTTTGCGCGGCCTCGCTCAGATCGGGGTACTGGAGGTTCTCGAGGAGCACAACATCCCGATCGATTATATCGCCGGCACCAGCATGGGCTCGATCATCGGCGGCCTCTACGCCTCCGGATACTCGCCTGCGGAGTTATGGAAGATCCTTCAAGGCCTTAATATCGCCGATCTCCTCGACGATACTCCCAACCGCTCCAGCCAATTTCTGGCAGAGAAGCAAAAGCAGAGCCGGGCCTTTCTGCAGTTGCGAATGGCGGGTGGCAAATTTACCCTTCCTGAAGCCGTAACGCCGGGTCAAAATATCACCAATACCTTATCCGATCTGCTCCTCAACGCCCCGCTGCATCAATCCGATTTCAGCCGGCTGCGCGTACCTCTGAAAATCATTGCCACCGATCTGCTCAAGGGCGAAAAGGTCGTCCTGCAGCGCGGCAATCTGATCGAGGCCATGCGCGCCTCTATCGCGGTACCGCTACTGCTCTTTCCGGTGGAATATGAAAATTCGCTCCTTGTCGACGGCGGTCTGCTCGATAACCTGCCTGTCGAGGAAACGCGCGCCATGGGTGCCGATATCGTTCTCGCCGTCGATTGCACCGCCAACCTGCGCCGCCGCGACGATATCAAACTGCCATGGAAACTGCTGGATCAGGTCACAACCATCATGCAGCAGGAACACAATCTCGCACAACTCGATAAAGCCGATCTGGTCCTTTCATTCCGCCAA encodes:
- a CDS encoding biotin transporter BioY, with the translated sequence MIKPSTRTLAGMAFMTALTCFGSLLRIPFYPVPVSLQSLFPLLAGTLFTPGAAAVTQGIYLLLGLMGLPLFNQGGGPSYLLQPTFGYLAAMPLAAALVATGRARLKRVHFSALLLLMAATTLFLLVFGTLWLYFSFRWFTGKALPFSGALMAGMVPFLPVEALKVAAAALIGCKLETRIERQRREGHG
- a CDS encoding BadF/BadG/BcrA/BcrD ATPase family protein, which gives rise to MAKRIIGLDGGGTATKGIMIDAQGRLLARATGKSSNIQAIGFERLGENLAALVHNLAAAAGCSAAEVDHLYAGLAGAGRPADREAISLQFRSRGLARHHTIDTDAAAALAGAFGGGPGIIVISGTGSICFGKDEKGTLYRCGGWGFKLGDEGSGYYIGQQALIAALKDLDGRGPKTVLREHYEKKYGLSSIDLIISQIYADKIDRTELASNAPAVFAAAEQGDVAARGIIESAGREIGRLVAGAARRMDREGREVDVALIGSIFHQRQVLLPFMEEEVLKVVSSVHFIDPRFEPAAGACILGLQKEEIPITPELLERMEKALK
- a CDS encoding LEA type 2 family protein; this translates as MKTIRLVLCLIIPAFALLLACTGLQQLVRTPSVSIANVGLQSLSFDAVTLDFDLKVHNPNAFGVSLLGFSYKFLLEDKELFSGNNTSSFAVPAQGDGHAHIPITLNFNEIYRLAQNTKSLDSLKYHISGSLNPGGLLAGMSIPFSKTGTMPNLRIPEVSLGSLTVNKLDLSGIDLNLALKMKNPNAFAFDIGKLNYAVKLARQLVASGVSQNMVSVPQKGSGEIILPIKIDFAGAAASLKNALTGGVIDCAISGGAGLNTPFGLLNLPLETAQKVTIFK